The genomic region CTAACTTATGCACCCTCTTTTTTTATGGAAGTGCAGGACCTTTTCATATAGgcattataaaatgaaattaaaacttcTTATGAAGCCAGTCAACTGGAAATGccaagctttttcttttccttttgagtaACAGCCAAGTAAGAAAACTCCTTTAGCACCAATTAATCAAGATGCATTGACTGATCATTGCTCATGACACATTTTATAGGCACTTCTCTCTGgatttgtctttatttatcatgtttatattaataataataatacttttcaTTCATGTAGCACTATTCAGCttacaaagtattttcaaatacagtatcttatttgatcttcacaatgACCCTACAAACTACGTCCAGATGTTATCACTCTCACTTTAGAGAGggagaaacaaaagcagagaggTGGCCAGTGTTCAGAGCTGATGACTTAAAATCTGAAAGTTGAATCCAGGTCCTCCAAGGCCATAAGATTGACTGCCTACAAAATACTTTCCACTGACAGCAGCtacacaaaattatttttggctATTTTGTATTCCAATAAATTGATGTTGCATCAAGGGGCATTTGagttagaaaagcaaaataaaattgcaaattgTTTTCCATATGTTATCAGTCGTCTCATGGTAGACTAATATCATTGTTTGAAATATCGCCTAGAATAATATTACTTCTCTGTGATGGGCTGTCTAAGAAATATCTCCTTAGACTTTGTAAATTTTAGACAGTAAATATTATAACATCTTTCTGGTTTCTAAAAATATCCATTTATATCAGCTTCCCCCCAAAATAATGGGCTAAATGAATACTCTTTTTGATATCACATGGCtcatcatttttaaattctcCCAGCTGCTGTTTATATTAGTAGGATACCATTCCTCTCATCCTCTTCCACATCTGTAATAAAACATCCTGGTGTTTCCTTTCCCCGTGGAGAAGCCTTACCCAAGGCCCACCGTATAGCCAGGTTCCCAGGCTCCCAGGCTCCTATGATTAAATAAGTAATGGCTTTAAAAACGGGTCTCATATAAGGCAGTCAAGTCACAATATCCATCACTGCAAAggaagcatttatttaaaataatgagatattctcattttcatttttccctgaGAGGACTGTAGCGATGTTTAAAAATTCTCTGAATTCTGGAACTAGGGCAACACATTGGTTTGAAGAAAGCGATAATCTTCCCTTCTAATTTGAAGTGCGCTTCTTCTGCAGTGAAATAGAGTCTAGCTTTCAGAAGAGCAAGAGCCCTAAGCCCGCACAAAGGCATCCTCATCCCGACCCCTGCTCTTCCACATTGGCCCCATTCTTCTGAACGCAAGGATTTATAAAGTCCTTTTCAATAGATTTCAAGCTATattgaactaaaaagaaaaaggcttaaataattttttccagaTTTGGGAGGGAAATGATTTCAACTGCCGTGTCATGATGAATATTACCTTTTGCTTTCCACCACTTCCTCGTTGCAAGTGATCTGTTCAGTGAGCTCAGTTATGGGGTCTCTTTGAAAAGAttcataattaaatttttaaaggaacaaaTTAGCTCTTTGTCTTTCTGAGGCAGAGAAGTCAGAACACTTACTGCTATGAGCATTCAGGGATTTCGACTTCTGTGCGATGGTGCCTTCCATGGCCAATGAGGCTCACCTCAAGGAAAGGCTAGGAGAAAAAGCCAGCCCTCTGTGATTTGAAGAGATAATAAGTTAACAAGCTGTATAACATAATGACTTATGAAATTCTTCCTTCAAGGACCATTATCTAGTGTTAACAGCActgtatttcttcctctcctgtgCTTATTTAGAGCATAATTACAAAAGTGAGAGGAAGGAACAGTTGGACATAAGGGTAACCACTCACCAAATTAATACACCCGAGTAGAATCTCTGGCCTTTGGGGCTTGTTTATCAATTAGTTCTGTTGTGGTCTGAGTTCCTGTATTCCCCCACAGAATGAGGATTCTTTGATTTCACCGATACACCAGCTCTGAGGAAAGTTACTTGAGATCACAACATTTTTCAGGCAGGATCTCTTTTACCCTACTCAATATCCTGATGGACTATACAGCTAGCTGCTCATCCATTTCAAGAGCCATTCATAAGCACCACTAGTTAGccctttatttctctctgtcttttccgAATCTCTGTCTTCTTTACATTCCTCTCTTTTAACTGGTAAAATCAGACATTTTTTCAACTGGTTTCTCCTTCTGCACCATGTTTTTAAAGTTACTATGTGGATTTTAACGTTAAAACCACTTCTGTAGTGCCATATGATCTCTGAATATTCAAAACTGGCTCCGAATAATGGAAATGCTGGCAATTTGAGGTGACACAGGAGAATTACCCTTATTTTCCAGAAATGGAGGAGTCAGTATCTCAAGAACTGTTGGCCCCAACTTTTGGAAAATGTGCCGCAGTCCTGACTTATCTTTCTCAACTAATTAGAGCTTTTAAGGGggtcaaaggaaagagaaagtggcGGGTGCAGAGTACTGCTTACAACTATACATATTCTTCACCtagtcttaaaaaataatctgaactagttctttttttaatctaaaaataaaccaaactttGTGTcccttttcactttcattttctttcttctttgaatgCTAGTTACAAACTAAAAGTTGATTTACCAAAACCCAAGAATTTACCTACtcaaatcaggaaaataaaatgtgaaggaGTGAAGTCTTATAGAGCAAAATATTTCATCTTGTTGCTACCCAGGAAAGTAGGTATTATGGGTGGAATTGTGTCCCCaaaatatgttgaagtcctaaccccaatacatcagaatgtgaccttatttggaaaaagggtgttcacagaggtaatcaagttaaaatgaagtcgtTAGGGTAGGCCTTAATCtcatatgactgatgtccttataaaatggagaaatttggacatagagacacacacaggggGAACGCCaagtgaagatgaaggcagagatctgggTGATGCATCTACAAACCAGGagcaccaaagattgccagcaaaccaccagaagctgggggagAAGCATGAGATAGagtctccctcacagccctgccAACTTCTTCTCAGACATCTagacttcagaactgtgagacaataagtttatgttgtttaagctacccagtttgtggtactctgttacagcagccctctGAAACTAGTACAGCAGTAACCTATGTCTCTAGAAGCTGAGGGCATTTGCAAGAGTGGGCGGAATGGCCACAGTGGGAAACACGAAGCCAAGAAGATCCAAAAGACCAGGGAGGAGCAGGGGTCAAAAGCTAAAATGATGCTCCTAATGAAGCATTAATCCCAAAAAgccaagcaaagaaacaaaaacttagtAAAAGAGTCAAAGACTGAACCGGAAATCACAAGGCATTCTgttctcagctcaaatgtccccCCATTGAGAGTGGCCAATTTATCTAAAGTAtccccctgccccttcccacctCTGTTCACTCTCTATCCCATTGCCCCactttatttacataacagcaGTTAGCACTACCTGAAATTATTTTTGCGTTCATTTATCATATGTTTATCTTCTGCCCCCCTCTCCCAGAAAGTAAGCTCCCCGTCTGTCTGATCTGCTTGCAACAGGTGGTAAGACTGGCCCAGCATCTAACAGGTGTTCAGTGCCTCTTTGATGAACAAATGAAGTAGATTTGAAAATCCAAGGGAAATCAGAACTTGGAGATATATTCCTTGAGACACTAGGGAGTGGAAGCTGGCCATTTGCTGGGGCCCCTTGCAGCCTTGCCCATAGGGTTTAGGGAAGTTGGAATGATTGCCAAGGCAACTAGGTGGCAAGCAAGGTGTAGGGAATCAGTGTTGACTTGTACCTGCTTGAACCATGATGGAGAAGGACATGCACTTGGCACCCTCAATTATGCACAGTTCACCCAAGAGGCACTACCCACTTGCTCCTAGGACTTACCTCTGGCGATACAACAGAAGAACTTTAGCAAATTTAggggctttttttaaaaaataaattactcatAATAACAGACTATCTGCCATGCAGTTTCTAGGAGAAACATGTTCTTCTTAAATTGAAAATTCTGCCCCGTTAACTTCCTGAAGGTGAAGGTGGCGGTGGCTAGTTATGGAAGGAGGCTGCGAATAAGGTAATCTGCGACACAGCAAGGCCTCCGGGGGAAGAATCTTTCAAGAGTTCTAGTTGAATGTTTCTATTTGGAGGGATTTGTATTTAATGGATGACAATTTAATGTGTCATCAGTGTCTGTGGTTGTGGTAGGGCTGCTAAAAGGAATGACAAATGTTATAAGTGCAACTTTCTATTTTACTGATACATTAATGTCTGttaagcaggattttttttttcatcttgtaaaactgaaagaaCCCTCCAGAGAATTCTGCTTTGTGACACTCAGCTCCTTCCCCATGACTTTGAGCtgacttattttctttgcttttctgcgGGCTTTTGGCTTTGAGTTTtccagaaacaaaacagaattctCTACCAGGAAAATTTGTACAGTGTAGTCACTAAACCAAAAACTGACAACAAACCTGTATATTTAGAACTGATGGACATATGTGCTCTGGATCCCGAATCATGAACTCATGAACTGATAGAATCTCCTCGTCCCCATTAGAACTGGCTCTTTGTATCAAAATACCACCTACCTGTTTAGCATCCTTCCCCAGAAACTCAAACAGTTGGTGATGACCACTAATACCCATAATGTATTTAGAGATAAAGCAAATGTTGTTTTTAACCCTTATTTTATACTTAAGCTTACTGAGGCACAGATGGCTGCATAGCAAGTTAGGACTACTCAAGGAGTAAAACATGGACATCTGGCCCATTATCAACTACTTCatccaaaatatttgaaattactcTTTAGGGCTAACTGCACCATGCTGCTCTCTCTTGCCTTTACTTACATTAGAATTTCTGGTCCAGAGGCGTAATTTTGTGCTTGTTTGGTTGTAAACAAAAAGGATGTTTTTGCTTTAGCTCTGCCTTATCTTCGGCCACTCTTCAGATTCTAGCCTGATTCTTTTTGCCTGTTTCAAATCCTCTGTTTTTGTTGGTGATAATTTTACTAGTGACCAAAATGTAATACTGTGCCTACTTTTGCTctcaattctgaaaaaaaaaagtcaatagagTCATTTTTTTCAGCAtatgagtgtgagtgtgtatgtgtgagtgtgaatgtgtgtatgagtgtacgagtgcatgagtgtgtgagtgtgtgtgtgtgtttcaggacTTTAGAGAAAGGGAACTGCAAAGTGTTTCTGAACCTCAACAGTTGCAgctctcccctctctgcccccagcaTCTTCAAACTTCAATATGCTCTTTGCAAATCATTTTTTCATGATCAATGATCCCCACAGAATTCATGTAGTGCGATGTGTAGCAAACTAGAATGAACTTGAAAACAATTCAAGTAGTGGTTACACatctaagaaaataaacatctggGTCCCTGGGAGAATAGCAGCCTGAGacgctccctgcctccctgggctttCCCATGCAAGACTTTGCCTGTTGTCCTAAAAGGCCTTGGGAAGCTTGGGACGACTACTTACCTagtcactcactagctgtgtgatgttgagCAACCTACTTAATATCTCTGAGTTTccattctctcatctgtaaaatagagaaaatgccTCTCATAACACTGTAAGGAATGAGTTCTATAAAACACATGGCATAGAATACTGCacgcagcacagtgcctggtgcactatacacattttaaaatgagccCTATAGTAACAATGGTGAGAAGCATCATGTTTGTTAGCTGTCTAGGAAAGAATGCTCATTCTTCCAAGAAAAGTGTTTATAAATATGTACTTTACTCATGCTCTCCCCTATTTCTCttatatttcttcctcttttagctcTTTCTAAATCTCCCAGGTACCTGTGTTTATGAAGTCCCTTCCCCCAGAAAATCATACTGAAAATCATCAGATAAAACAAATTTTCACTTACTCTTTTGGGGCATAGAGCCGTTAGAGAAAGAAATCCTTGATACAGAAGAGTGAATTGCTATTGAAATCAGTGGACAGGACTCCAGGAAGGAAAATCCTCACTTACACTCTTTAGCTTGCAAAGATGGGTAACCAGCTACTCAGCTCCAAACAGTTTCTGAGAGCCATCCACCATCTGATCTCTGCCTATCTCGATAGCCCCAAACCTCACCAACACCACCGTCCTCCGCATCACCCTGTCCTCTTCCTTTGCTCCACTATTTGCAGTCCTAGCACACACCATGCTCTCTCATTTTatgcctttgcatatgctgttgcCTCTGCTGGAGTGCCCAACCCTCATCCAGATAATTCCTAGTTGTCCTTGATGACTCAACGTAGATAACTTTTCTACACTTTCCACGGCATCCTCCCCAAGGCAACCTCATTGTTTTACTGTGAGATGACATGGAGGAGTGGGATCCACATTGCAGTGTGTGGAATTGTGCCCTTTGGAGCTGTACTGTGCACAGTCTGCGAGACTATACCTGCTTCTCCTCTACCCTGTCTACCAGCCCACCTCTCCTAGGTACTCCAACAGCCTCATGATGAAAATTTTATCCCACTGTTTTAATCATTTACTTGAAGTCTTTACTTCTAGACTGAGTTCCTTGAGGAGGAATACAggttctatttctgtttttccaatACTTTGCATACACCATTAATCCTCTATTAATAGCCTGATTAGTGGATCCAGAAGAGAACTTGACAGGTGCCTCTTCCAGGTGACACATTTTGGGAGTCCCTTAACAGCTTAGTAATAGGTGGCTCACAATTTAGCAGGAAAGTATGAAAAGAGAGAAGGGCTATCTGATGATAAAGGTAGGCTTATAAGAATCAGATGCTAGGCTAGGACAATAGTGGAGAAAGTTTGGTTTCCAGTACCGTCTTGAGACTCACTCACATCCCTTTGGAATTCAAACAGAGTCAATGTCTGTATATCCCAAGTTGGGAAGCCCTTTTCTGAACTCTCTGTTGCTCATTTCTCTCACTTCCTTTTGCCTACTGTTTGAAGTTTCAAAGCTTGCTGCACATCACAGCCTCCGTTTTGTCAACTTTGGTGCACCTTAGAGCACCAAATTTCCTCCAGGAGGCCAAGAATACTGGAGCCTATATTTCAAGAGTATTTATTCTGGGTTGGACAAAGCCCAACTATGCCTAGAGTCATGCTGCTTGAAGCCATTCTAATATTCCTTTAGTTAGAACCGTAACCACACTGAGTTATTGCTGGTGTCATATAGATTATATATTCACAGTCCACTCCTGGTTTAGACAAGAGGATGTGTATTATCTCTGCTGTTGCCCatgatgtcttttcatttcattatgaCCATTGTGCTTAGGAGCATGACTTTCAATCTATAATCTCAGTTAAATTCTTTAAACACAGTTTGTACATTTAAgcacatagttttctttgaaGTAGGCTTTGTCACGATTGATATCCATTATCTGCTATCTCTGTCTTCTGGGACTACCACATTTTGCTGTAAGTAGAAAGGAAGAGACCATTTTTTCTATGAATGGACTTCATAACCTGGCATATATTTTTAACTGGCATGATAGCAGCTGAAGCTCTAGAGAGGATTAGGGTTCCAAAGGACAACTTTTTAACTTGAACACCAGTTCAAGTGCTCTGTCACATCTTCATTGAATTTGTGGCCCCCAAGCTCTCTTTTTATACTCCTGCTATGTTTATAGGCAAATGTAACTAAGTAGAAAGAATTAAAAGGGGGTAGTATAATTTCATCAAGGGACTATAAGGGTGAATTGTTGAAAACCACAAACAGCAATACCATTTAGATTAATTCCAAAATGAATGTTGGCAGCtgtctgaaaagatgctcagggATGGTCTCCATACCTGAAGGGTAAGAATATTTTCCATATGAAGCCTCATAGAGAACTGAGAATCAGGAACCAACCTTTGTAAGAGCCAAAGTAAGGAAAATGTGAGGAAAAGTTGGGAATTACTTCTAAGTCAGAGCCAAGAGAGACAATTTTAGCAGAGATTTTCCAGTGGGGATCGACCCTTTTTCAAATACAGTGCTAGAGACAGCAAAGAGCTGTTGAGAAGTGGTTTCTTCCCCagtcaagcaaacaaaaacctagacttggaaaaatggaaaagagagatgAGGCCACACGTGAGACTTTTCTgcttaaaagaaaacttcagtgtCAGAAAGAATTTAATTGCAAAGAAGGCCTCTTGTAGAGACGGGGAAACGTTTTAAAATTCCTAATGCTCAGTTTACTTCATATTCACCTAGAGTGTATAATCTAAATACTTGTTAATTgggtataaatatacataaacaaCTTCTATTAAGGGCAGAAAAGAGAGGCTGGTTATGTCAGGAAGTTTTCAATACTGATGGAAATGAATGATTATGTTTATTTTAGTCATGGCAGGTAATTCTTATAcccttattttgtttatttgaggatGTAAAATTACTAAATAAATCTGAACGACAACTGTACTTCATTGATTTTGCAGAATTAAGAGGAAGACTTATGAGGCATGGAATCTTCCATTGGGTTTGGAAGAAAGTAGAGTGAATGTAGAGATGCCAGACTGCCACTAAAACCCACGGACAATTCTGCACTCACATTTCTCTATCGAACTTTAAGATTTGTTAGTAATATGCTgcctttgcaagatgaaaagaaactaATGCCAAGCAGGCATATTCTTCAATATTTGGAATAGATGTGCTTTCAAGATCATGGCTTCAAAGGTCTCCTGTTTGTATGTTTTGACAGTTGTGTGCTGGGCCAGCGCTCTCTGGTACTTGAGTGTAACTCGTCCGACTTCCTCCTACACTGGCACCAAGCCATTCAGCCACCTAACAGTTGCCAGGAAAAACTTCACGTTTGGCAATATAAGAACTCGACCTATAAACCCACATTCTTTTGAATTTCTCATAAATGAACCCAACAAGTGTGAGAAAAATGTTCCTTTTCTTGTTATCCTCATCAGCACCACCCACAAAGAATTCGATGCCCGCCAGGCAATCCGAGAGACCTGGGGGGATGAGAACAACTTCAAAGGGATCAAGATAGCCACCCTCTTCCTCCTGGGCAAGAATGCTGATCCTGTCCTCAATCAGATGGTGGAGCAAGAGAGCCAAATCTTCCACGATATTATCGTGGAGGACTTCATTGACTCCTACCATAACCTTACCCTCAAAACATTAATGGGGATGAGATGGGTGGCCACTTTTTGTTCAAAAGCCAAATATGTCATGAAAACAGACAGTGACATTTTTGTAAACATGGACAACCTTATTTATAAACTACTAAAACCCTCCACCAAGCCAAGAAGAAGGTATTTTACTGGCTATGTCATCAATGGAGGGCCAATCCGGGACGTCCGCAGTAAATGGTATATGCCCAGGGATTTGTACCCTGACAGTAACTACCCACCATTCTGTTCAGGGACTGGCTATATCTTTTCAGCTGATGTGGCTGAACTCATTTACAAGACCTCACTCCACACAAGGCTGCTTCACCTTGAAGATGTGTATGTGGGACTGTGTCTTCGAAAACTGGGCATACACCCTTTCCAGAACAGTGGCTTCAATCACTGGAAAATGGCCTACAGTTTGTGTAGGTATCGCCGAGTTATCACCGTGCATCAGATCTCTCCAGAAGAAATGCACAGAATCTGGAATGACATGTCAAGCAAGAAACATCTCAGATGTTAGAATTTTTACTGAtgtaaatatgtttgttttcttttttaagaaatggGGCCTAGGGTGTTGGTATTTTACAAGCGTCACCAGTGGATATGAACTGGTGAAGGGGTTTTgtaaaaagttttcttctttcccctcctaGTTCCTTTCTTGGATTATCAATTTGCAAACATTAGGCTCTGGTCAGAGAAACAATACCTGAGTTAGAAGGGCCAGATTTCATTCTCAGGTCCTAAGGAATTGCATTTATCCCAAAAGACAACTTCCTAACAACTGCTAGGATTTCCATACTGTGCATCTGAGATAAAAATGTGGTTCTGGGAAACTGAAACTCACGGTAATGTCTGCACATTGTctctgcaaaaataaataaataagtaaataacgcTTTTTCAAAAACAATTCAGAAATAATGCACTGTCAGGAAGACACACTGGATGTGATTATTAATACTGCGTGTGCTGTTACATTGAATTTTTCCATATATTGCCATGTAATGTGTACAGTATTTGCGATTCCACCAAGAAATGAACTTAGTACTGGTAGGGAGGCTGcagttaaataaatggaaatttaaacTTCAGTATCAAATATTCAGTATGTTTGGAAGAAAACTCTGCTTGCTCATCCAAGGATTAAACCTGGTCAGTGGGTGGAATGTATATAAAATGCtacttaacaaaataaaagagaatgttttttttcttttttgctctttcAGAACAAACAGTACATGGTGCCTCCAAGGAGACTTTGCCAAATATAATCTCACCTGCTCCCTCCATACAATGCCACTAAgtgcattttacattttctggCTCAGGCGAGCACATGTGTAGAACTAAGTTGGTAGCAGGCCAGAAGAAGAATAAATCAcacagagaaaatacaaatttaaatatgCATTATAATTACCATAAGCTTAGCAATAGTATAAGATGCCCCTCCCACACATTTGCAAAGCACGTGAGAAACTCTTTTAAGGGGTACCAATGTTATCAAATGGATTTAGCCCTACAGCTGATAGATGCAATTCTCTGTAACATCCGAAACATCTAAGTATGTCTAGCAGCTATGCTGTTAGGAGTGTTTTACAGGCCTTGTAATTGAGGTTCATGGGAAGGAAGGGTGGGGAAGCCTGGGTTCAGGTTCTGTTGATGCCAACATACTTATTGGGTCGTGAACAGACATCTTAACCTTGCTCTGTTTCAAcatactcatttataaaatggctGGAAAAAACACCTACCTCACAGGTGCTGTGAGAGAATTGCATTTGCTAAGTATTTCAAGATCCTTAGTTTGAAAGGTGCTACGTAATGCAATGTATCATGCATTATGCTAAATGctaaaataattacataattaacAACGATGGTGATCAGTAGTAGTAACATCATCTTAATATAAAATCTGCCAAAATAAAGATCAAATATGAACTATTAGTGCACCTGATTCTCCTAAGACTGATTTTTCCTTGGATATAAGTTAGATGTTTGGGAAGCTTCCATTTCTCTGTCATTTCTTCCAGTTTCAATGAAGAAGTTATCACTTTAGTGCAATGCCTTGATATCCCAGGATGCTAGAAGTGAAGGCAGCTGCCTTCCTTTGGGGAGGAGCCTCTGTCTGGGGTTATAGCACAGTAATTGAAGCACATGCTTTGCAAATGTATCACATCAACTTAGATCTCAAGAAACATTTGATCTGAATTCTCAGTAGAACGTTAAGGACAGGTAGAGCTCGTCCACCTCGATCAGAAGAAGACTAGACACTCAGCAAACCCACACACTGCACCTCGTCTACCATTCAATTCATTAGAaaacttgtttgttttcattcaaaGAAAGCCCCACAACTGAAAGAGtagaccttttcttttttaacccgACCCTTGGAAGCTCCCCTAGATGTTGATAGCAAAAAGGTAGACAAAATGAAGAAGTGGAAGTCATGGCCTATTCTTGAAAACACTGGATCTCTCATCCCCAGCCCCAAGAACCCAATATGAGACAGGCCTTCTCGTCCCTTAATATAGCTTTGTCTTACACTCAGCAGGACTGCTGAATTTGATTAGAAAATAGCATTAGGTAGCCTGGGGAGCAGCACAAGGTGAGCCACTCTCCAATCCCCAACCCTCAACTGCTCTGCATTCTGATCACTGGGAAAGTCTCATGACTTTGTATTTGGTTCGCCTTTCATTCGTGCAGCCAAATCCAGCCTCTGTTTCATACCACCATCTTGCATCTACTTTATGCTCAGCCAAGCCACCTTCAGTGTCAAGGAATTGCACAGTATAAACATCATACATGTACATTTACAAattgttttatatgtgtgtgtgtgtgtacattatGAATAGAGCCCTAATCTTAAAAAGGAGCAAAAATCAGAGAATCGTATATCTTAAAGAACTATTTCCTAACTTTTTTTATGCTAGGTAGTGCCCATGTGACAAACATGTAAatatacaccaaaaactatatgtatatattttgaaggcatttttttttcttctcctcaactGTTCGTATAGCTAGAATCTGCTTGCTC from Equus asinus isolate D_3611 breed Donkey chromosome 4, EquAss-T2T_v2, whole genome shotgun sequence harbors:
- the B3GALT1 gene encoding beta-1,3-galactosyltransferase 1 is translated as MASKVSCLYVLTVVCWASALWYLSVTRPTSSYTGTKPFSHLTVARKNFTFGNIRTRPINPHSFEFLINEPNKCEKNVPFLVILISTTHKEFDARQAIRETWGDENNFKGIKIATLFLLGKNADPVLNQMVEQESQIFHDIIVEDFIDSYHNLTLKTLMGMRWVATFCSKAKYVMKTDSDIFVNMDNLIYKLLKPSTKPRRRYFTGYVINGGPIRDVRSKWYMPRDLYPDSNYPPFCSGTGYIFSADVAELIYKTSLHTRLLHLEDVYVGLCLRKLGIHPFQNSGFNHWKMAYSLCRYRRVITVHQISPEEMHRIWNDMSSKKHLRC